A portion of the Mus pahari chromosome 17, PAHARI_EIJ_v1.1, whole genome shotgun sequence genome contains these proteins:
- the Atf1 gene encoding cyclic AMP-dependent transcription factor ATF-1 isoform X4: MTNSSSAQQGTILQYAQTSDGQQILVPSNQVVVQTASGDMQTYQIRTTPSATSLPQTVVMTSPVTLTSQTTKTDDPQLRREIRLMKNREAARECRRKKKEYVKCLENRVAVLENQNKTLIEELKTLKDLYSHKSV; the protein is encoded by the exons ATGACAAATTCAAGCAGTGCTCAGCAGGGGACGATCCTCCAGTATGCACAGACCTCTGATGGACAGCAGATACTCGTCCCAAGCAACCAGGTGGTTGTACAGA CTGCATCAGGAGATATGCAGACCTACCAGATCCGTACCACACCGTCTGCCACATCACTCCCACAGACTGTGGTGATGACTTCTCCTGTGACTCTTACATCCCAGACAACAAAGACAGATGACCCCCAACTAAGAAGAGAAATACGACTGATGAAAAACAG AGAAGCTGCCCGAGAGTGCCGCCGGAAGAAGAAGGAATACGTGAAGTGCCTGGAGAACCGCGTTGCTGTTctggaaaatcaaaataaaactctaaTAGAAGAGCTAAAGACTTTGAAGGACCTTTATTCTCATAAAAGTGTTTGA
- the Atf1 gene encoding cyclic AMP-dependent transcription factor ATF-1 isoform X3, with protein sequence MSSGQYIAIAPNGALQLASPSTDGVQALQTLTMTNSSSAQQGTILQYAQTSDGQQILVPSNQVVVQTASGDMQTYQIRTTPSATSLPQTVVMTSPVTLTSQTTKTDDPQLRREIRLMKNREAARECRRKKKEYVKCLENRVAVLENQNKTLIEELKTLKDLYSHKSV encoded by the exons TTGCCATTGCCCCAAACGGAGCCTTACAGTTGGCCAGTCCAAGCACGGATGGAGTGCAGGCACTGCAGACATTAACCATGACAAATTCAAGCAGTGCTCAGCAGGGGACGATCCTCCAGTATGCACAGACCTCTGATGGACAGCAGATACTCGTCCCAAGCAACCAGGTGGTTGTACAGA CTGCATCAGGAGATATGCAGACCTACCAGATCCGTACCACACCGTCTGCCACATCACTCCCACAGACTGTGGTGATGACTTCTCCTGTGACTCTTACATCCCAGACAACAAAGACAGATGACCCCCAACTAAGAAGAGAAATACGACTGATGAAAAACAG AGAAGCTGCCCGAGAGTGCCGCCGGAAGAAGAAGGAATACGTGAAGTGCCTGGAGAACCGCGTTGCTGTTctggaaaatcaaaataaaactctaaTAGAAGAGCTAAAGACTTTGAAGGACCTTTATTCTCATAAAAGTGTTTGA
- the Atf1 gene encoding cyclic AMP-dependent transcription factor ATF-1 isoform X2, whose translation MSVPTPIYQTSSGQYIAIAPNGALQLASPSTDGVQALQTLTMTNSSSAQQGTILQYAQTSDGQQILVPSNQVVVQTASGDMQTYQIRTTPSATSLPQTVVMTSPVTLTSQTTKTDDPQLRREIRLMKNREAARECRRKKKEYVKCLENRVAVLENQNKTLIEELKTLKDLYSHKSV comes from the exons ATGTCTGTTCCAACCCCCATCTATCAAACAAGCAGCGGACAGTACA TTGCCATTGCCCCAAACGGAGCCTTACAGTTGGCCAGTCCAAGCACGGATGGAGTGCAGGCACTGCAGACATTAACCATGACAAATTCAAGCAGTGCTCAGCAGGGGACGATCCTCCAGTATGCACAGACCTCTGATGGACAGCAGATACTCGTCCCAAGCAACCAGGTGGTTGTACAGA CTGCATCAGGAGATATGCAGACCTACCAGATCCGTACCACACCGTCTGCCACATCACTCCCACAGACTGTGGTGATGACTTCTCCTGTGACTCTTACATCCCAGACAACAAAGACAGATGACCCCCAACTAAGAAGAGAAATACGACTGATGAAAAACAG AGAAGCTGCCCGAGAGTGCCGCCGGAAGAAGAAGGAATACGTGAAGTGCCTGGAGAACCGCGTTGCTGTTctggaaaatcaaaataaaactctaaTAGAAGAGCTAAAGACTTTGAAGGACCTTTATTCTCATAAAAGTGTTTGA